Proteins encoded within one genomic window of Trichoderma asperellum chromosome 2, complete sequence:
- a CDS encoding uncharacterized protein (EggNog:ENOG41): MEPNLTRDNHLRAQNSCFTTLSPPEQTPSIFHTRSTATIAARLRSLPVPRLSAMASAYSAYHGATRNSQFTVTALGRWSVLSKQLPAVDKVRVLHVYDFDNTLFKTPMPNPALWTGPTIGLLATQEAFTSGGWWHDNRILSATGDGVEREEERAWEGWWNEKVTDLVRLSSKQQDALCVLLTGRSEHGFGELIKRMVASKELDFDMVCLKPRVSPSNQNFQNTMHFKQLFFEALMETYRDAAEIKVYEDRPKHTKGFRDFFAEYNRRQVAMPTRGTITADVVQVYDALRLLNPVVEVAEIQHMINQHNETIIKDCPPSKSKLLIKKTVFFTSYMIGADDIKKLLKLAQIPAGISNNDLKFHANNILICPRPCPASILEKVGGMGSKMLWEVTGTACYDNSIWAASVRPVPHTAKFHTDNPVPLVVLALKKGARPVDAGKITSWQPLPIEERFTFETTVGEKVILRIEPEDPKEDEYQSLFVNKSSKRKRPADDEYPGKAPAQYGGRNETRGFHSGRGRNKGGNSRGHRAARGGGRGGRNRGHGYRSLDDVDPKGQDAAGSSSFGRGRPMGGQPSGGSDLQSYY; the protein is encoded by the exons ATGGAGCCCAACTTGACCCGCGACAACCACCTGCGGGCCCAAAATTCCTGCTTCACGACTTTGTCTCCCCCCGAGCAAACGCCGTCTATTTTCCACACGCGGAGCACTGCGACGATCGCTGCTCGTCTTCGCAGCCTGCCCGTCCCTCGATTGAGCGCCATGGCGTCGGCATACAGCGCATACCATGGCGCTACCAGAAATTCGCAGTTCACGGTCACGGCACTTGGGCGATGGTCCGTTTTATCGAAGCAGCTTCCAG CGGTCGACAAGGTCCGAGTTCTTCATGTCTACGATTTCGACAACACAT TGTTTAAAACCCCCATGCCGAATCCAGCACTGTGGACTGGGCCGACGATAGGATTGCTCGCGACTCAAGAAGCATTCACTAGTGGTGGATGGTGGCACGACAACAGGATTCTCTCTGCAACCGGCGATGGggttgaaagagaagaggagcgtGCATGGGAAGGGTGGTGGAATGAGAAGGTCACCGATCTTGTCAGGCTGAGTTCGAAGCAGCAGGACGCTCTCTGCGTGCTCTTGACAGGCCGTTCTGAACATGGGTTCGGCGAGTTAATCAAGAGGATGGTGGCAAGCAAGGAGCTCGATTTCGACATGGTCTGCTTGAAGCCCAGAGTGAGCCCTTCCAACCAAAACTTCCAGAACACGATGCACTTCAAGCAGTTGTTCTTTGAGGCGCTCATGGAGACATACCGGGACGCTGCTGAGATCAAAGTGTACGAAGACCGGCCGAAACACACAAAGGGATTTCGAGACTTTTTCGCGGAATACAACCGGCGCCAGGTGGCAATGCCAACTCGAGGGACTATAACTGCCGATGTTGTTCAGGTGTATGATGCTTTGAGGCTTCTTAACCCAGTTGTTGAAGTTGCCGAAATTCAACACATGATCAACCAGCATAACGAAACCATAATCAAAGACTGTCCTCCCTCCAAGTCCAAACTTTTGATTAAGAAGACAGTTTTCTTCACCAGCTACATGATTGGTGCCGATGATATTAAGAAGCTTCTGAAGCTGGCGCAGATTCCCGCTGGCATATCAAATAACGACCTCAAGTTCCATGCCAACAACATTCTTATTTGCCCTCGGCCATGTCCGGCAAGTATACTGGAGAAGGTTGGCGGCATGGGAAGCAAGATGTTGTGGGAAGTGACTGGCACCGCCTGTTATGACAACTCCATCTGGGCTGCTTCGGTGCGCCCCGTACCGCATACTGCCAAGTTCCACACTGATAATCCCGTACCGCTCGTGGTGCTTGCCCTTAAGAAAGGCGCACGCCCCGTGGATGCAGGGAAAATCACCAGCTGGCAGCCTCTACCGATTGAAGAACGCTTTACATTCGAGACCACAGTCGGAGAAAAAGTGATTCTGCGCATCGAGCCTGAAGACCCTAAAGAGGATGAATATCAAAGCTTGTTTGTTAACAAATCGTCTAAGCGTAAACGTCCTGCAGATGATGAGTACCCAGGCAAGGCCCCGGCGCAGTACGGCGGCCGAAACGAGACCAGAGGTTTCCACTCTGGCAGGGGACGAAACAAAGGTGGCAACTCCCGCGGCCATCGCGCTGCTAGGGGCGGCGGACGAGGTGGTCGTAACCGCGGCCACGGCTACCGCTCTTTAGACGATGTTGACCCGAAAGGTCAAGATGCCGCCGGCTCAAGTTCATTTGGCCGAGGCCGGCCGATGGGCGGACAGCCATCCGGCGGCTCAGATCTACAGAGTTACTATTAG
- a CDS encoding uncharacterized protein (EggNog:ENOG41), with protein MPNPALWTGPTIGLLATQEAFTSGGWWHDNRILSATGDGVEREEERAWEGWWNEKVTDLVRLSSKQQDALCVLLTGRSEHGFGELIKRMVASKELDFDMVCLKPRVSPSNQNFQNTMHFKQLFFEALMETYRDAAEIKVYEDRPKHTKGFRDFFAEYNRRQVAMPTRGTITADVVQVYDALRLLNPVVEVAEIQHMINQHNETIIKDCPPSKSKLLIKKTVFFTSYMIGADDIKKLLKLAQIPAGISNNDLKFHANNILICPRPCPASILEKVGGMGSKMLWEVTGTACYDNSIWAASVRPVPHTAKFHTDNPVPLVVLALKKGARPVDAGKITSWQPLPIEERFTFETTVGEKVILRIEPEDPKEDEYQSLFVNKSSKRKRPADDEYPGKAPAQYGGRNETRGFHSGRGRNKGGNSRGHRAARGGGRGGRNRGHGYRSLDDVDPKGQDAAGSSSFGRGRPMGGQPSGGSDLQSYY; from the coding sequence ATGCCGAATCCAGCACTGTGGACTGGGCCGACGATAGGATTGCTCGCGACTCAAGAAGCATTCACTAGTGGTGGATGGTGGCACGACAACAGGATTCTCTCTGCAACCGGCGATGGggttgaaagagaagaggagcgtGCATGGGAAGGGTGGTGGAATGAGAAGGTCACCGATCTTGTCAGGCTGAGTTCGAAGCAGCAGGACGCTCTCTGCGTGCTCTTGACAGGCCGTTCTGAACATGGGTTCGGCGAGTTAATCAAGAGGATGGTGGCAAGCAAGGAGCTCGATTTCGACATGGTCTGCTTGAAGCCCAGAGTGAGCCCTTCCAACCAAAACTTCCAGAACACGATGCACTTCAAGCAGTTGTTCTTTGAGGCGCTCATGGAGACATACCGGGACGCTGCTGAGATCAAAGTGTACGAAGACCGGCCGAAACACACAAAGGGATTTCGAGACTTTTTCGCGGAATACAACCGGCGCCAGGTGGCAATGCCAACTCGAGGGACTATAACTGCCGATGTTGTTCAGGTGTATGATGCTTTGAGGCTTCTTAACCCAGTTGTTGAAGTTGCCGAAATTCAACACATGATCAACCAGCATAACGAAACCATAATCAAAGACTGTCCTCCCTCCAAGTCCAAACTTTTGATTAAGAAGACAGTTTTCTTCACCAGCTACATGATTGGTGCCGATGATATTAAGAAGCTTCTGAAGCTGGCGCAGATTCCCGCTGGCATATCAAATAACGACCTCAAGTTCCATGCCAACAACATTCTTATTTGCCCTCGGCCATGTCCGGCAAGTATACTGGAGAAGGTTGGCGGCATGGGAAGCAAGATGTTGTGGGAAGTGACTGGCACCGCCTGTTATGACAACTCCATCTGGGCTGCTTCGGTGCGCCCCGTACCGCATACTGCCAAGTTCCACACTGATAATCCCGTACCGCTCGTGGTGCTTGCCCTTAAGAAAGGCGCACGCCCCGTGGATGCAGGGAAAATCACCAGCTGGCAGCCTCTACCGATTGAAGAACGCTTTACATTCGAGACCACAGTCGGAGAAAAAGTGATTCTGCGCATCGAGCCTGAAGACCCTAAAGAGGATGAATATCAAAGCTTGTTTGTTAACAAATCGTCTAAGCGTAAACGTCCTGCAGATGATGAGTACCCAGGCAAGGCCCCGGCGCAGTACGGCGGCCGAAACGAGACCAGAGGTTTCCACTCTGGCAGGGGACGAAACAAAGGTGGCAACTCCCGCGGCCATCGCGCTGCTAGGGGCGGCGGACGAGGTGGTCGTAACCGCGGCCACGGCTACCGCTCTTTAGACGATGTTGACCCGAAAGGTCAAGATGCCGCCGGCTCAAGTTCATTTGGCCGAGGCCGGCCGATGGGCGGACAGCCATCCGGCGGCTCAGATCTACAGAGTTACTATTAG
- a CDS encoding uncharacterized protein (EggNog:ENOG41~TransMembrane:11 (o12-28i35-53o65-82i94-115o127-145i157-177o197-221i242-261o354-370i382-400o522-545i)), whose translation MAVSLPYHEPGIVTILVQASFLLLLNITNFLLDHAVYCGLVGQIFIGVAWGTPGAKWLNTEAEETVVQLGYLGLLLLVYQGGLSTSLRALKANLFLSSCIALTGISAPVGLSFVLQKLSDATPLQSFAAGAALCSTSLGTTFAVLRSTGLMSSRLGVVLTSAAMMDDVVGLVMVQVISNLGPYSASISAVTIIRPLLVSVAFAVCTPLVCVCIAKPLTIWLNSQRMTHPKGAINLLLSKEKVPWIVHTCILISFIVGSTYAGTSNLFAAYIAGASVSWWDSEVPHRSCETLSTEIPLPGTPSTENFSAAQSEISEHLETNNTETPENIASEPRKASSSGHVIFEKYYLQPLDRILKPFFFASIGFSIPLTEMFDSSIVWKGIVYTILMMVGKLLCGIWLLRIPFVSCPPIKLAAFMKRPRLQMSHFWGRVLEQPKVSRGSTSTPAGRPQESPTSQPSHETTTQAAVPHSDLAGAKPRSIYPATIIGCAMTARGEIGFLISSIAEGKKIFSSAQADNGKNSEIFLIVTWAIMLCTIIGPLSLGLIVRRVRQLQHGAEIEGRLVRKDVLGVWGLL comes from the exons ATGGCCGTCTCACTTCCATATCACGAGCCAGGCATCGTCACAATCCTTGTACAGGCATCTTTCTTACTGCTCCTCAATATCACAAACTTCTTGCTTGATCACGCCGTGTACTGCGGCCTTGTTGGGCAAATATTCATAGGAGTTGCTTGGGGAACTCCCGGGGCGAAATGGTTGAACACAGAGGCTGAAGAGACAGTCGTCCAGCTAGGGTATCTGGGACTGCTGCTTTTGGTATACCAAG GCGGACTCTCGACTTCTTTGAGAGCGCTCAAGGCCAACCTTTTCCTATCCTCGTGCATTGCCCTCACTGGCATTAGTGCGCCTGTAGGACTTTCGTTCGTACTCCAAAAGCTCAGTGATGCCACGCCTCTCCAGTCCTTCGCAGCCGGCGCAGCCTTGTGCTCTACAAGTCTGGGAACGACGTTTGCAGTGCTCCGCTCCACTGGACTTATGAGCTCAAGGCTCGGCGTAGTGCTCACGAGTGCcgccatgatggatgatgtTGTTGGTCTCGTCATGGTCCAGGTCATTTCCAACTTGGGGCCATACAGCGCGAGTATCAGCGCTGTTACTATCATCAGACCGCTTCTAGTATCTGTTGCTTTTGCAGTGTGCACTCCCCTTGTATGCGTCTGTATTGCCAAGCCGCTCACTATCTGGTTGAACTCTCAGCGGATGACGCACCCAAAAGGGGCtatcaatcttcttctcagcaAGGAGAAAGTACCATGGATCGTGCATACTTGCATATTGATTAGTTTTATAGTTGGTTCGACATATGCTGGAACCTCCAACTTATTTGCCGCCTATATTGCCGGTGCGTCTGTTAGTTGGTGGGATTCGGAAGTGCCTCATCGTTCTTGTGAGACATTGTCCACCGAAATACCGTTGCCCGGAACACCTTCTACGGAAAATTTCTCTGCAGCGCAGAGTGAAATCTCTGAGCATTTAGAAACAAATAACACAGAGACTCCTGAGAATATTGCCTCAGAGCCTAGGAAAGCAAGTTCATCCGGACATGTCATTTTTGAGAAGTATTACCTGCAGCCCCTTGATAGGATTCTAAAGCCATTCTTTTTT GCTTCCATTGGCTTCTCTATTCCACTCACGGAGATGTTCGACAGTTCAATTGTCTGGAAGGGAATCGTATATACCATTCTGATGATGGTTGGCAAGCTGTTGTGTGGGATCTGGCTCCTTCGCATACCATTCGTATCATGCCCTCCCATCAAACTTGCAGCCTTCATGAAGCGCCCAAGATTACAAATGTCGCATTTTTGGGGACGAGTTCTCGAACAGCCCAAGGTGTCTCGCGGCTCGACTTCTACACCCGCAGGCCGACCCCAAGAGTCTCCAACATCGCAGCCAAGCCATGAAACGACCACCCAAGCGGCAGTTCCGCACTCAGATCTAGCGGGTGCAAAACCGCGATCAATTTATCCTGCCACCATCATAGGCTGTGCAATGACTGCGCGTGGAGAAATTGGCTTTCTAATTTCGTCAATCGCGGAGGGCAAGAAGATATTCTCTTCAGCTCAAGCCGATAACGGAAAGAATTCAGAGATTTTTCTAATCGTCACTTGGGCTATCATGCTGTGCACAATCATAGGCCCCTTGTCATTGGGGCTCATTGTGAGGCGAGTGaggcagctgcagcatggTGCTGAAATAGAGGGACGGCTTGTTCGGAAAGATGTACTTGGGGTCTGGGGCTTACTCTGA
- a CDS encoding uncharacterized protein (EggNog:ENOG41), translated as MDVGPLKLVPFSRARSCRRPTSAYIRKRIAVDFVMEPNLTRDNHLRAQNSCFTTLSPPEQTPSIFHTRSTATIAARLRSLPVPRLSAMASAYSAYHGATRNSQFTVTALGRWSVLSKQLPAVDKVRVLHVYDFDNTLFKTPMPNPALWTGPTIGLLATQEAFTSGGWWHDNRILSATGDGVEREEERAWEGWWNEKVTDLVRLSSKQQDALCVLLTGRSEHGFGELIKRMVASKELDFDMVCLKPRVSPSNQNFQNTMHFKQLFFEALMETYRDAAEIKVYEDRPKHTKGFRDFFAEYNRRQVAMPTRGTITADVVQVYDALRLLNPVVEVAEIQHMINQHNETIIKDCPPSKSKLLIKKTVFFTSYMIGADDIKKLLKLAQIPAGISNNDLKFHANNILICPRPCPASILEKVGGMGSKMLWEVTGTACYDNSIWAASVRPVPHTAKFHTDNPVPLVVLALKKGARPVDAGKITSWQPLPIEERFTFETTVGEKVILRIEPEDPKEDEYQSLFVNKSSKRKRPADDEYPGKAPAQYGGRNETRGFHSGRGRNKGGNSRGHRAARGGGRGGRNRGHGYRSLDDVDPKGQDAAGSSSFGRGRPMGGQPSGGSDLQSYY; from the exons ATGGATGTAGG CCCGCTGAAGCTGGTGCCCTTCAGTAGGGCCAGGAGCTGCCGGCGGCCAACAAGCGCCTATATAAGAAAACGCATCGCGGTGGATTTCGTCATGGAGCCCAACTTGACCCGCGACAACCACCTGCGGGCCCAAAATTCCTGCTTCACGACTTTGTCTCCCCCCGAGCAAACGCCGTCTATTTTCCACACGCGGAGCACTGCGACGATCGCTGCTCGTCTTCGCAGCCTGCCCGTCCCTCGATTGAGCGCCATGGCGTCGGCATACAGCGCATACCATGGCGCTACCAGAAATTCGCAGTTCACGGTCACGGCACTTGGGCGATGGTCCGTTTTATCGAAGCAGCTTCCAG CGGTCGACAAGGTCCGAGTTCTTCATGTCTACGATTTCGACAACACAT TGTTTAAAACCCCCATGCCGAATCCAGCACTGTGGACTGGGCCGACGATAGGATTGCTCGCGACTCAAGAAGCATTCACTAGTGGTGGATGGTGGCACGACAACAGGATTCTCTCTGCAACCGGCGATGGggttgaaagagaagaggagcgtGCATGGGAAGGGTGGTGGAATGAGAAGGTCACCGATCTTGTCAGGCTGAGTTCGAAGCAGCAGGACGCTCTCTGCGTGCTCTTGACAGGCCGTTCTGAACATGGGTTCGGCGAGTTAATCAAGAGGATGGTGGCAAGCAAGGAGCTCGATTTCGACATGGTCTGCTTGAAGCCCAGAGTGAGCCCTTCCAACCAAAACTTCCAGAACACGATGCACTTCAAGCAGTTGTTCTTTGAGGCGCTCATGGAGACATACCGGGACGCTGCTGAGATCAAAGTGTACGAAGACCGGCCGAAACACACAAAGGGATTTCGAGACTTTTTCGCGGAATACAACCGGCGCCAGGTGGCAATGCCAACTCGAGGGACTATAACTGCCGATGTTGTTCAGGTGTATGATGCTTTGAGGCTTCTTAACCCAGTTGTTGAAGTTGCCGAAATTCAACACATGATCAACCAGCATAACGAAACCATAATCAAAGACTGTCCTCCCTCCAAGTCCAAACTTTTGATTAAGAAGACAGTTTTCTTCACCAGCTACATGATTGGTGCCGATGATATTAAGAAGCTTCTGAAGCTGGCGCAGATTCCCGCTGGCATATCAAATAACGACCTCAAGTTCCATGCCAACAACATTCTTATTTGCCCTCGGCCATGTCCGGCAAGTATACTGGAGAAGGTTGGCGGCATGGGAAGCAAGATGTTGTGGGAAGTGACTGGCACCGCCTGTTATGACAACTCCATCTGGGCTGCTTCGGTGCGCCCCGTACCGCATACTGCCAAGTTCCACACTGATAATCCCGTACCGCTCGTGGTGCTTGCCCTTAAGAAAGGCGCACGCCCCGTGGATGCAGGGAAAATCACCAGCTGGCAGCCTCTACCGATTGAAGAACGCTTTACATTCGAGACCACAGTCGGAGAAAAAGTGATTCTGCGCATCGAGCCTGAAGACCCTAAAGAGGATGAATATCAAAGCTTGTTTGTTAACAAATCGTCTAAGCGTAAACGTCCTGCAGATGATGAGTACCCAGGCAAGGCCCCGGCGCAGTACGGCGGCCGAAACGAGACCAGAGGTTTCCACTCTGGCAGGGGACGAAACAAAGGTGGCAACTCCCGCGGCCATCGCGCTGCTAGGGGCGGCGGACGAGGTGGTCGTAACCGCGGCCACGGCTACCGCTCTTTAGACGATGTTGACCCGAAAGGTCAAGATGCCGCCGGCTCAAGTTCATTTGGCCGAGGCCGGCCGATGGGCGGACAGCCATCCGGCGGCTCAGATCTACAGAGTTACTATTAG
- a CDS encoding uncharacterized protein (EggNog:ENOG41~TransMembrane:12 (i120-141o161-180i192-211o217-239i251-274o280-299i354-379o385-408i428-450o462-481i493-516o528-548i)) — MAVDMEKTLSSVETGEDRHSSGRESPILESIRGVRTNRTNRTRSRSQHSGTSSRFIYDDDTWNLERAATATVETEIERAAREPITYTRSGASMSSVASRPPEYEVYFEENDPANPQNWSLLYRAWTIGVVSFATWLVVLYSTSYTAFIPGLMEEFGASETVATLGVTTYLLGLAVGSLILAPLSEVYGRQPVYIVCMTIWAILIIPCAIGPSLTTLIVVRFFGALFGAVMISNSPGTVVDISNPEYLSLGISVYSVAPLNGPVLGPLIGGFIFQYKGWRWTNWVSLIIAGATILAILTLRETYPPAILKKKAAQLRKEKDDPRYWCQYDQKISTLNLLKINMSRPFVLAATEPILWFMNFWISLIYGILYLCFVAYPIVFTEHRGWGYGLSGLSFLGIGCGIIIAISFEPVIRGFINRQPRDPVTGRVLPEAAALMMGLGAILTSIGQLGFSWTCLPTHIHWIAPIIFGIPFGAGNTLCFIYGNNYLAGAYSIYAASALASNAVFRSIVGGTLPLAGPKMYATLSPQWAGTLLGLLEVICIPIPFIFWRYGGKIRAKSRVIQQLQNELDEMERKRARNDERRERRARREAENAERRAGDDDLSTDDETDSEDGVSERRESVPHTAEEKKEATATVKNE, encoded by the exons ATGGCGGTGGATATGGAGAAAACATTGTCATCGGTCGAAACCGGTGAAGACCGTCACTCGTCTGGGAGAGAGTCCCCCATCTTAGAATCAATCAGGGGAGTTCGGACAAATCGGACAAATCGAACTCGGAGTCGCAGCCAGCACTCTGGCACCTCGAGCAGATTCATTTACGATGACGACACTTGGAACCTCGAGCGTGCCGCAACGGCGACTGTCGAAACAGAGATTGAGCGTGCTGCTCGTGAGCCAATCACTTACACCAGATCTGGAGCTAGCATGAGCAGCGTGGCCTCCAGGCCTCCGGAATATGAAGTTTACTTTGAGGAAAACGATCCTGCGAATCCGCAGAACTGGTCCTTGCTTTATCGAGCCTGGACAATTGGAGTTGTCTCTTTCGCAACCTGGCTTGTGGTCCTATACAGCACCAGCTACACGGCTTTTATACCGGGGCTGATGGAAGAATTCGGTGCCTCAGAAACGGTCGCCACGCTGGGTGTAACAACCTATCTCTTAGGTCTTGCTGTTGGGAGCTTGATTCTGGCGCCATTGAGTGAGGTATACGGTCGACAGCCTGTGTATATTGTTTGCATGACTATCTGggccatcctcatcatcccaTGTGCTATTGGGCCTTCTCTAACGACCCTCATCGTTGTTCGTTTCTTTGG AGCCCTCTTTGGCGCTGTCATGATCTCGAATAGCCCGGGTACAGTTGTCGACATCAGCAACCCCGAATATCTCTCTCTTGGAATATCTGTCTATAGCGTTGCTCCGCTCAACGGCCCTGTTCTGGGACCTCTGATCGGTGGTTTTATCTTTCAGTACaagggatggagatggaccAATTGGGTGAGCCTTATTATCGCGGGCGCAACCATCCTCGCAATTCTTACACTGAGGGAGACGTACCCCCCAGCCATTCTCAAGAAAAAGGCGGCCCAACTTcgaaaggaaaaggacgaCCCTCGATATTGGTGCCAGTACGATCAAAAGATCTCGACGCTGAATCTTCTCAAGATTAACATGAGTCGTCCCTTTGTGTTGGCTGCTACCGAGCCGATTTTATGGTTCATGAACTTTTG GATTTCTCTCATTTATGGCATTCTGTACCTTTGCTTCGTCGCTTATCCCATTGTATTCACTGAGCATCGTGGATGGGGATATGGGCTTTCAGGACTGTCGTTCCTCGGAATTGGCTGCGGCATCATCATTGCCATTTCTTTTGAACCAGTGATTAGAGGATTTATCAATAGGCAGCCTCGCGATCCGGTGACAGGGAGAGTTCTCCCAGAGGCCGCAGCTCTGATGATGGGCCTGGGAGCCATTTTAACCAGCATTGGTCAACTCGGATTCTCTTGGACCTGCTTGCCCACGCATATCCACTGGATTGCACCCATTATTTTTGGAATACCCTTTGGCGCTGGTAACACGCTCTGCTTCATCTACGGCAACAACTACTTGGCCGGCGCATACAGCATCTATGCAGCCAGTGCGCTTGCTAGCAATGCCGTCTTCCGGAGTATTGTTGGAGGAACTCTGCCTTTGGCTGGGCCTAAGATGTACGCAACATTGTCGCCGCAGTGGGCGGGAACCCTGCTCGGCTTGCTTGAAGTGATCTGCATCCCAATTCCGTTCATCTTCTGGCGATATGGCGGCAAGATTCGCGCCAAGAGCAGAGTCATTCAGCAATTACAAAATGAGCTGGACGAAATGGAGCGAAAAAGAGCTAGGAATGACGAGAGGCGCGAGAGGCGGGCAAGACGTGAGGCGGAGAATGCTGAACGACGCGCGGGTGACGATGATCTCAGCACCGACGATGAAACAGATAGCGAAGATGGCGTATCTGAAAGACGCGAAAGCGTGCCTCACACCgctgaggagaaaaaggaagcgaCTGCCACAGTGAAGAACGAGTGA